A stretch of Nonomuraea africana DNA encodes these proteins:
- a CDS encoding CbtB domain-containing protein, which produces MAQAAVPVPQSGSLRIPLREILPWAVFAGVLAVLLLYFVGVEHSRFVHEFVHDGRHLLGIPCH; this is translated from the coding sequence GTGGCTCAGGCTGCCGTACCCGTCCCCCAGTCCGGCTCCCTCCGAATCCCCCTCCGTGAGATCCTCCCGTGGGCGGTCTTCGCGGGGGTCCTCGCAGTCCTCCTCCTCTACTTCGTCGGCGTCGAGCACAGCCGGTTCGTGCACGAGTTCGTGCACGATGGCCGACACCTCCTCGGCATTCCCTGCCACTGA
- a CDS encoding ScnB, translating into MNAYNVLMETLADIGERADAGLRCLDHEPAVWESRMQVTCECLSAHGVLDNLERRRAEDRLGESVYARFPVRARSALVVAHSLMDKHIFTEEELRLKMEGVRARLNED; encoded by the coding sequence ATGAACGCTTACAACGTCCTCATGGAGACCCTTGCGGACATCGGCGAGCGGGCCGACGCCGGCCTGCGATGCCTGGACCACGAGCCTGCCGTATGGGAGTCGAGGATGCAGGTGACCTGCGAATGCCTGTCGGCGCACGGCGTGCTGGACAACCTGGAACGACGGCGGGCCGAGGATCGGCTGGGCGAGAGCGTCTACGCCAGGTTCCCGGTGCGGGCTCGTTCCGCGCTGGTGGTCGCGCACTCGCTCATGGACAAGCACATCTTCACCGAAGAGGAACTCCGGCTGAAGATGGAAGGGGTGCGCGCACGTCTGAACGAGGACTGA